The Bernardetia litoralis DSM 6794 genome includes a window with the following:
- a CDS encoding M48 family metallopeptidase, whose amino-acid sequence MNASQILILIIAILVGDFLLENFLEWLNSKKQPAHLPNHFADIYTEDEYQKAKSYKKANANFSLISNSVSFILTLVFLITGTFGYLSDILEVYFQSPIWHALAFFGVVTIASSILGLPFSIYQTFVIEEKFGFNKTTKRLFFTDKIKGLLLGAVVGGIIGYLLLYLVLEIGQNFWIYFWIIITIFSVGMQFFYASLIMPLFNKLTPLEDGELRESIEEYAGSVYFPLQNIFVIDGSKRSTKANAFFMGFGKQKKVVFYDTILEKHTTEELVAIFAHEVGHYKKNHIPQTMAMSIAQTGFTLFILSQIIFSKEISLALGATEWQIHLNMIAFGFLYSPISTVTSILFNIFSRKNEYEADNYAKQTYGSKPLAKALKKLSADSLSNLTPHPWYVFFNYSHPPLSERLKAMGEK is encoded by the coding sequence ATGAACGCATCTCAAATCCTAATTCTTATCATTGCCATTTTGGTAGGAGATTTTTTATTAGAAAATTTTTTAGAATGGCTTAACTCTAAAAAACAACCTGCTCATCTGCCCAATCACTTTGCAGATATTTATACAGAAGACGAATATCAAAAAGCAAAATCGTACAAAAAAGCAAATGCAAACTTTTCATTAATTAGTAACTCAGTTAGTTTTATTCTGACATTGGTTTTTCTGATTACGGGTACTTTTGGCTATTTGAGTGATATTTTGGAGGTTTATTTTCAGAGTCCTATTTGGCATGCACTTGCTTTTTTTGGTGTAGTTACTATTGCTTCTTCTATTTTAGGTTTGCCTTTTTCGATATATCAAACTTTTGTTATTGAAGAAAAATTTGGCTTTAATAAAACGACAAAGAGACTATTTTTTACAGATAAAATAAAAGGTCTTTTGCTTGGCGCAGTTGTGGGAGGAATTATTGGCTATCTTTTGTTGTATCTTGTTTTGGAAATTGGACAAAATTTTTGGATTTACTTTTGGATAATTATCACTATTTTTTCTGTTGGAATGCAGTTTTTTTATGCATCCTTGATTATGCCACTTTTTAATAAACTGACTCCTTTGGAAGATGGAGAACTCAGAGAATCTATTGAAGAATATGCAGGAAGTGTTTATTTTCCTCTTCAAAATATTTTTGTAATTGATGGCTCAAAGCGTTCTACAAAGGCAAATGCTTTCTTTATGGGATTTGGAAAACAGAAAAAAGTAGTTTTTTATGATACCATTTTAGAAAAACATACCACAGAAGAATTGGTTGCTATTTTTGCACATGAAGTAGGACATTATAAGAAAAATCATATTCCTCAAACAATGGCAATGTCGATTGCTCAAACAGGATTTACATTATTTATTTTGTCACAAATTATTTTTAGTAAAGAAATTTCTTTGGCATTGGGAGCAACTGAATGGCAAATTCATTTAAACATGATTGCTTTTGGATTCCTTTATTCGCCTATTTCTACTGTAACGAGTATTTTATTTAATATTTTTTCTCGTAAAAATGAATATGAAGCTGATAATTATGCAAAACAAACTTATGGAAGCAAACCACTTGCAAAAGCACTCAAAAAATTATCTGCTGATTCGCTTTCTAATCTTACGCCACATCCTTGGTATGTATTCTTTAATTATTCACATCCTCCTCTCAGTGAGCGTTTGAAGGCTATGGGAGAGAAATAA
- a CDS encoding pyridoxine 5'-phosphate synthase — protein MSQTKLSVNINKFATLRNARGANNPNLIQVAQDCERFGAQGITIHPRPDERHIRYEDAYELAKIVTTEFNIEGNPQKGRFLEIVKEIKPTQVTLVPDSDGVLTSNAGWDTIKHQDYLKEIITDLKNLGIRVSIFIDPIDQFIEAAATTGADRIEFYTESYANNFKENPKKAIQKYVQCAEFAHKLGLGINAGHDLDLDNLNYLAKHLPYLQEVSIGHALVCDALYLGLENTIGLYKRALKV, from the coding sequence ATGAGTCAAACAAAATTAAGTGTAAACATTAATAAATTTGCTACTTTGCGCAATGCACGAGGAGCAAATAATCCAAATCTAATACAAGTAGCGCAAGATTGTGAGCGTTTTGGAGCGCAAGGAATTACGATACATCCACGCCCAGATGAGCGTCATATTCGTTATGAAGATGCTTATGAGTTGGCAAAAATTGTAACAACAGAATTTAATATTGAAGGAAATCCACAAAAAGGACGTTTTTTAGAAATTGTAAAGGAAATAAAACCAACACAAGTAACTTTAGTACCAGACTCAGATGGTGTACTAACTTCAAATGCAGGTTGGGATACAATCAAACATCAAGATTATCTCAAAGAAATTATTACAGATTTGAAGAATTTAGGAATACGAGTTTCTATTTTTATTGACCCAATAGACCAATTTATCGAAGCTGCTGCAACCACAGGAGCAGACAGAATAGAATTTTATACAGAAAGTTATGCAAATAACTTCAAAGAAAATCCTAAAAAAGCAATACAAAAATATGTTCAATGTGCAGAATTTGCCCATAAATTAGGATTAGGAATCAATGCAGGACACGATTTAGATTTGGATAATCTGAATTATTTAGCTAAACATTTACCTTATTTGCAAGAAGTTTCAATAGGTCATGCTCTAGTTTGTGATGCTCTTTATTTGGGGCTTGAAAATACAATTGGACTTTATAAAAGAGCTTTGAAAGTATAA
- the rpiB gene encoding ribose 5-phosphate isomerase B, whose protein sequence is MKISIANDHAGTEYKEFLQKYLTDLGHKVTNFGTDNSDSVDYPDFAHPLANSVTNKETELGILICGSGNGIAMTANKHADIRAAICWNEELAALARQHNNANVICIPARFVTQELAQKMVDTFLKTEFEGGRHQKRVEKISC, encoded by the coding sequence ATGAAAATTTCAATCGCAAACGACCACGCAGGGACAGAATACAAAGAATTTTTACAAAAATATTTAACTGATTTGGGTCATAAAGTAACAAACTTTGGTACTGATAATTCAGATTCCGTAGATTATCCAGATTTTGCACATCCTTTGGCTAATTCTGTAACTAATAAAGAAACTGAATTAGGAATTTTGATTTGTGGAAGTGGAAATGGAATTGCCATGACTGCCAACAAGCATGCTGATATTCGTGCTGCAATTTGTTGGAATGAAGAACTAGCTGCCCTTGCTCGCCAGCACAATAATGCAAATGTAATTTGTATTCCTGCTCGTTTTGTAACTCAAGAATTAGCTCAAAAAATGGTTGATACTTTCCTCAAAACAGAATTTGAAGGAGGAAGACACCAAAAAAGAGTAGAAAAAATTTCTTGCTAA
- a CDS encoding DUF2480 family protein: MEKTINKVVNSSVITFDLEDLYPKSERVTYDLKINLFQELILREKDFREFVKNHDWKQYEDKFVNVICSADAIIPMWAFMVVVSNIQPFAKKVIIGTNQELESELYRDIFNSFDWQQFENAKVVIKGCSKIQIPNYVYGEVTRRLAPIAKLIMFGEACSSVPVYKKPRI; encoded by the coding sequence ATGGAAAAAACAATAAATAAAGTCGTCAATTCATCAGTAATTACTTTTGATTTGGAAGATTTGTATCCGAAAAGCGAACGAGTTACTTATGATTTGAAAATAAATCTTTTTCAAGAACTTATCTTGAGAGAAAAAGATTTTAGAGAATTTGTAAAAAATCACGATTGGAAACAGTATGAAGACAAATTTGTAAATGTTATTTGTTCTGCTGATGCAATTATTCCAATGTGGGCTTTTATGGTTGTGGTTTCAAATATTCAGCCTTTTGCCAAAAAAGTAATAATTGGAACAAATCAAGAATTAGAAAGTGAACTTTACAGAGATATTTTCAATTCTTTTGATTGGCAACAATTTGAAAATGCAAAAGTAGTCATAAAAGGATGCAGCAAAATTCAGATTCCAAATTATGTCTATGGAGAAGTTACTCGCAGACTTGCACCGATTGCAAAACTGATTATGTTTGGGGAGGCTTGTAGTAGTGTTCCTGTTTATAAAAAACCTCGTATTTAG
- a CDS encoding TolC family protein, translating into MKNIFLFSYQFYSILVLIFSFSFSFSFAQTNTTQKQVFKITNSTLTLQEAISKSLANNYGILIEKEKVSQATLNNNWGETGRYPTINLLLQQNNAVNDVDNPASFLSGITINNSIQPAVDVSWVIFNGFRTRIAKHRLEQLQEESEGNAQIVIQNAIQAIILGYYRVILEKERIDVLKKVLNYSRDRNRYSEVQIELGTATTAETLLTKTNFLTDSINFINQELVYRNAVRDLNVLMGEKDVEQVYEINEKLQAPAQIYQFADLEKQMIEANPDLNRLLISQAILHDATLLNQAAITPQLSLSAGNSYNYNRQDLSQATFSSGQTALIEPINAKTTNYFVNFNLSFTLFNGGQLKRAVQRAKISENIGNLTIDQNKLTLSRDLAKAFDLYNVRRNLLSLSTESKNISEQNLQILEERYNSGLINSFDYRQIQNAFQDAAFNELQAIYNLIDANTTLIRLTGGLTQE; encoded by the coding sequence ATGAAAAATATTTTCTTGTTCAGTTATCAATTTTATTCTATTTTAGTATTAATTTTTTCATTTTCTTTTTCCTTTAGTTTTGCACAAACAAATACTACTCAAAAGCAGGTATTCAAGATTACAAATTCTACTCTAACACTTCAAGAAGCAATTTCTAAAAGTTTAGCAAATAATTATGGAATTTTGATAGAAAAAGAGAAAGTTAGTCAAGCAACACTCAATAATAACTGGGGTGAAACTGGGCGTTATCCAACAATAAACCTACTTTTACAACAAAATAATGCAGTAAATGATGTAGATAATCCTGCTTCATTTTTATCTGGCATTACAATTAATAATAGTATTCAACCTGCTGTTGATGTAAGCTGGGTTATTTTTAATGGATTTAGAACCCGAATTGCAAAACATCGTTTGGAACAGCTACAAGAAGAGTCTGAAGGTAATGCTCAAATTGTGATTCAAAATGCTATTCAAGCTATTATTTTGGGATATTATAGAGTTATTTTGGAAAAAGAAAGAATTGATGTACTCAAAAAAGTATTAAATTATTCAAGAGATAGAAATCGTTATTCAGAAGTTCAAATAGAGTTAGGAACTGCCACAACTGCCGAAACATTACTTACAAAAACTAACTTTCTGACTGATTCTATTAATTTTATTAATCAAGAATTAGTTTATCGTAATGCTGTTCGTGATTTGAATGTTTTGATGGGAGAAAAAGATGTAGAACAAGTTTATGAAATAAATGAAAAGCTACAAGCACCAGCTCAAATTTATCAATTTGCAGATTTGGAAAAACAAATGATTGAAGCCAATCCAGATTTGAATCGTCTTTTAATTTCACAAGCTATTTTGCATGATGCTACTTTATTGAATCAAGCTGCAATTACGCCACAGCTTTCTCTTTCAGCAGGAAATTCATATAATTATAACAGACAAGATTTGAGTCAAGCAACTTTTTCAAGTGGACAAACAGCTTTGATAGAACCAATTAATGCAAAAACAACAAATTATTTTGTTAATTTTAATTTATCATTTACACTTTTTAATGGAGGACAATTAAAAAGAGCTGTTCAGAGAGCCAAAATTTCTGAAAATATAGGAAATCTTACTATTGACCAAAATAAACTGACACTTTCAAGAGATTTGGCAAAGGCATTTGATTTGTATAATGTAAGAAGAAATTTATTGTCTTTATCAACAGAAAGTAAAAATATTTCTGAACAAAATCTACAAATTTTGGAAGAGCGTTACAATTCGGGTTTAATAAATTCATTTGATTATCGCCAAATTCAAAATGCATTTCAAGATGCTGCTTTCAATGAATTACAAGCAATTTATAATTTGATTGATGCAAATACAACTTTGATTAGACTTACAGGTGGATTAACACAAGAGTAA
- a CDS encoding SDR family oxidoreductase has protein sequence MSAKNVWFITGASKGLGLILAKKLLTQGFCVAATSRNKKSLIQEIGKENDNFLPIEMDLTDNLNVKNAIKKTVDFFGKIDIVVNNAGYSQIGTLEELSEEEVKNNFDVNVFGVLNVIRNVASYLRKQQSGHIFNISSIGGYTGNFAGFGVYCSTKFAVAGFTEALAEEMKTFNVNTTLVYPGYFRTNFLSKGSIQTPSNPIADYKVARQMEQTHLNEINGNQPNNPEKAAEVLIALSEQENPPVHFFMGEDAYHYADLKIQTIQKAMSENKILGTSTGFEKTITE, from the coding sequence ATGAGCGCAAAAAATGTCTGGTTTATTACAGGAGCATCTAAAGGTCTAGGCTTAATTTTGGCTAAAAAATTACTTACACAAGGGTTTTGTGTTGCTGCAACATCAAGAAATAAGAAATCCTTAATTCAAGAAATTGGAAAAGAAAATGATAATTTTTTACCTATTGAAATGGATTTGACCGATAATCTAAATGTGAAAAATGCTATCAAAAAAACAGTTGATTTTTTTGGTAAAATTGATATTGTTGTAAATAATGCTGGTTATAGCCAAATAGGCACTTTAGAAGAGCTTTCAGAAGAAGAAGTTAAAAATAATTTTGATGTAAATGTGTTTGGTGTATTAAATGTAATACGAAATGTAGCAAGTTATCTTCGCAAACAACAATCTGGACATATTTTTAATATTTCTTCAATAGGAGGTTATACTGGTAATTTTGCAGGATTTGGGGTTTATTGTTCTACAAAATTTGCTGTGGCTGGTTTTACTGAAGCACTAGCCGAAGAAATGAAAACATTCAATGTCAATACAACTTTGGTTTATCCAGGTTATTTTAGAACAAATTTTTTATCTAAAGGATCAATTCAAACACCTTCTAATCCAATTGCAGATTATAAAGTTGCTCGTCAGATGGAGCAAACTCATTTGAATGAAATAAATGGCAATCAGCCCAATAATCCAGAAAAAGCTGCAGAAGTTCTTATTGCTTTGAGTGAGCAAGAAAATCCTCCTGTGCATTTTTTTATGGGAGAAGATGCTTATCATTATGCAGATTTGAAGATTCAGACAATTCAAAAAGCAATGAGTGAAAATAAAATACTAGGTACATCAACAGGTTTTGAGAAAACAATAACCGAATAA
- a CDS encoding SUMF1/EgtB/PvdO family nonheme iron enzyme yields MTQIKRFTFIFSLLISNLFLINIPINCFANNVKVDNLVITENNFLQCTIKWENSWFFNKELTEISENQNSNQKKSFIFKDGVWCFLKIRTNDYTWKHIYLSENDIFINQNTNQIPDTELETVADEGGFFLSSIIEESKNGISQTPISIKLPDEIKNQFGVYDIALYAIEMVWIDEGSFFVGDGVHSQNALRKATQTNDSTDIKPFLINSENEILVGTNEGNLYGNTEQEEFPSSTISTTFPKGYDGFWIMKYEINQGQYSDFLNTLTFKQQLNRTANSPKSEINTPALAVSSNSLLRNSIFIKEKGNEELNIPATYKADDETDYENTKGKYRACNWLNAEDIAAFLDWAALRPITEFEFEKAARGITNPIKGEFSWGTPYIIDADNLQNDGTESETVTEIANFADSAGLANYNSGIQTNTLNGVLRNGFGAKGSDFSSSDFELRLQAGASFWGVMELSGNVWEYCVKINYPNSLSFQRNQVGNGFLDENGNADFLSFDVVEGFMVRGGAWDSVTYPVGDFRDLSVSARYYSTLKNENRRGTTGGRGGR; encoded by the coding sequence ATGACACAAATAAAACGATTTACATTTATTTTTTCACTCCTAATTAGTAATTTATTTTTGATAAATATTCCAATAAATTGCTTTGCAAATAATGTAAAAGTAGATAATTTGGTAATTACAGAAAATAACTTTTTACAATGTACGATAAAATGGGAAAACAGTTGGTTTTTTAACAAAGAACTTACGGAAATTTCAGAAAATCAAAATTCTAATCAAAAAAAGAGTTTTATTTTTAAAGATGGAGTATGGTGTTTTTTGAAGATTCGAACAAATGATTATACTTGGAAACATATTTATTTATCCGAAAATGACATTTTTATAAATCAGAATACAAATCAAATTCCAGATACAGAATTAGAAACAGTTGCTGATGAAGGAGGTTTTTTTCTCTCTTCAATTATAGAAGAAAGCAAAAATGGAATTTCTCAAACTCCTATTTCTATAAAATTACCTGATGAAATAAAAAATCAATTTGGGGTTTATGATATTGCACTTTATGCCATTGAAATGGTTTGGATAGATGAAGGAAGTTTTTTTGTAGGTGATGGCGTTCATTCTCAAAATGCGCTTCGCAAAGCAACTCAAACAAATGATAGTACAGATATAAAACCATTTTTGATAAATTCTGAAAATGAAATTTTGGTGGGTACAAATGAAGGTAATTTGTATGGAAATACTGAACAAGAAGAGTTTCCAAGTTCAACTATCTCTACTACTTTTCCAAAAGGCTATGATGGTTTTTGGATTATGAAATATGAAATTAATCAAGGTCAATATTCAGATTTTCTCAATACTTTGACTTTCAAACAACAATTAAATAGAACAGCTAACTCTCCTAAAAGTGAAATAAATACACCAGCTTTGGCAGTTTCTTCCAACTCACTTTTGAGAAATTCTATTTTTATAAAAGAAAAAGGAAATGAAGAATTAAATATTCCAGCTACTTATAAAGCTGATGATGAAACTGATTACGAAAATACAAAAGGAAAATATAGAGCTTGTAATTGGCTCAATGCTGAAGACATAGCTGCTTTTTTGGATTGGGCAGCTTTACGACCAATTACAGAATTTGAGTTTGAAAAAGCTGCACGAGGAATAACTAATCCTATAAAAGGAGAATTTTCTTGGGGAACACCTTATATAATTGATGCTGATAATCTTCAAAATGATGGGACAGAAAGCGAAACAGTTACAGAAATAGCTAATTTTGCAGATTCGGCAGGGCTTGCAAATTATAATTCTGGAATACAAACTAATACATTAAATGGAGTTTTGAGAAATGGTTTTGGTGCAAAAGGTTCAGATTTTTCTAGCTCTGATTTTGAATTACGATTGCAAGCAGGTGCAAGTTTTTGGGGTGTGATGGAATTAAGTGGAAATGTTTGGGAGTATTGTGTAAAAATCAATTACCCAAATTCACTTTCTTTTCAAAGAAATCAAGTAGGAAATGGTTTTTTAGATGAAAATGGAAATGCTGATTTTCTTTCTTTTGATGTTGTGGAAGGTTTTATGGTGCGTGGTGGTGCGTGGGATAGTGTAACGTACCCAGTTGGAGATTTTAGAGATTTGTCGGTTTCAGCTCGTTATTATTCTACACTTAAAAATGAAAATAGACGAGGAACAACTGGTGGGAGAGGAGGAAGATGA
- a CDS encoding helix-turn-helix domain-containing protein, whose translation MKNILRFKTIDEFHKYSNLSSSEHPLISLIDYGKVNYPTDINEIRWLQDFYSIGLKRNVNQKFNYGQQKYDFDKGVFSFVAPQQILKIQINQNVIVDTSGWLLLIHPDFLWNTELAKKIKKYDFFGYSVNEALFLSAKEENIIVKILKNIRKEYQSNMDKFSENIIISQIELLLNYAERYYERQFFTRKIQSHQTLIKLEQILNDYFDKKNNTENKILTVGQIADELNLSPNYLSNMLRITTGQSTQQHIHNKLIEKAKEKLSTTQLNISEIAYELGFEHSASFSKLFKKKTTISPLEFRQSFN comes from the coding sequence ATGAAAAATATACTTCGTTTTAAAACAATAGATGAATTTCATAAATACAGTAATTTATCTTCTTCTGAGCATCCATTAATTAGTCTAATTGATTATGGTAAAGTAAATTATCCAACTGATATTAATGAAATTAGATGGTTACAAGATTTTTATTCAATTGGATTAAAACGAAATGTAAATCAAAAGTTTAATTATGGACAACAAAAATATGACTTTGATAAGGGAGTATTTTCTTTTGTTGCACCACAACAAATTCTCAAAATTCAAATAAATCAAAATGTAATAGTAGATACATCTGGATGGTTATTGCTTATCCATCCAGATTTTTTGTGGAATACTGAACTAGCAAAAAAGATTAAAAAATATGACTTTTTTGGCTATTCAGTCAATGAAGCTCTTTTTTTATCAGCTAAAGAAGAAAATATTATTGTAAAAATCTTAAAAAATATCAGAAAAGAATATCAGTCCAATATGGATAAATTTAGTGAAAATATAATTATTTCTCAGATTGAATTATTACTCAATTATGCAGAACGTTATTATGAACGTCAGTTTTTTACTAGAAAAATTCAAAGTCATCAAACTCTAATTAAATTGGAACAAATTTTAAATGATTATTTTGATAAAAAAAATAATACTGAAAATAAAATACTCACAGTTGGTCAGATTGCTGATGAACTAAATCTTTCTCCAAATTATTTGAGTAATATGCTCAGAATAACTACTGGACAAAGTACACAACAACATATTCACAATAAATTGATTGAAAAAGCAAAAGAAAAATTATCTACTACACAACTTAATATTAGCGAAATTGCTTACGAATTAGGGTTCGAACATTCTGCTTCTTTTAGCAAATTATTCAAAAAAAAGACAACTATTTCTCCATTGGAATTTAGACAATCTTTTAATTAG
- a CDS encoding leucyl aminopeptidase family protein, translating to MQIFFTVREHLSESIPCIYLLGENFDTLPSTFADNFPVSSLINYFQKEQNPTAVFLDNQVVFAVPYLAPTQENYVHKEKMRNQGNSVAQLIQKHSLNKLQVFADAILSKESLLCFLEGLNLGSYSYEKKGNSEEYFRDTLQVEVIFSNETEEIEQEELEQLTTLCDAVWLTRDLVNEPPNFKKPSIFGQKIQELGKEAGFEAEIWNKERIEAERMGGLLGISQASEEDAIFAKITYSPKEATNDTPIVLVGKGVTFDTGGTNIKTSMAALEIMKSDMGGAASVIGLIYALAKNNIPLYVIGLLPITDNSINNKALVPGDVITMRSGATVEVTNTDGEGRIIMADALDYAKELAPELVIDLATLTGSAVRSIGEEGTVFMGNADELLKRALEKSGRETYERLVEFPLWDEYKDYLKSDVADIKNVGGSLAGAITAGKFLEHFVDFDWIHMDIAAPAYLSKPSSYRGKNATGTAIRTLYHFLIEQFS from the coding sequence ATGCAAATTTTCTTCACTGTTCGTGAGCATCTTTCAGAATCTATTCCTTGTATTTATTTGCTCGGCGAAAATTTTGACACCCTTCCTTCTACTTTTGCTGATAATTTTCCTGTTTCTTCTTTAATAAATTATTTTCAAAAAGAACAAAATCCAACTGCTGTTTTTTTAGATAATCAAGTTGTTTTTGCTGTTCCTTATCTTGCTCCAACACAAGAAAACTACGTTCATAAAGAAAAAATGCGTAATCAAGGAAATTCAGTAGCGCAACTTATTCAAAAACATTCTCTCAATAAATTACAGGTTTTTGCTGATGCTATTTTGAGTAAAGAAAGTCTTCTTTGTTTTTTAGAAGGATTAAATTTGGGAAGTTATAGCTATGAGAAAAAAGGAAACTCTGAAGAATATTTTAGAGATACTTTGCAAGTAGAAGTTATTTTTTCAAACGAAACTGAAGAAATTGAACAAGAAGAATTAGAACAATTAACTACACTTTGTGATGCTGTTTGGCTAACTAGAGATTTAGTAAATGAGCCTCCAAATTTCAAAAAACCTTCTATTTTTGGACAAAAAATACAAGAGTTAGGAAAAGAAGCTGGTTTTGAAGCTGAAATCTGGAATAAAGAACGCATTGAAGCCGAACGAATGGGAGGACTCTTGGGTATTTCTCAAGCCAGCGAAGAAGATGCTATTTTTGCAAAAATAACGTATTCTCCAAAAGAGGCTACCAATGATACACCTATTGTTTTGGTTGGAAAAGGAGTTACTTTTGATACTGGAGGTACAAATATCAAAACTTCTATGGCTGCCTTGGAAATTATGAAATCAGATATGGGAGGTGCTGCAAGTGTGATTGGGCTTATTTATGCGCTGGCAAAAAATAATATTCCATTATATGTAATCGGACTTTTACCTATCACAGATAATTCGATTAATAATAAAGCATTAGTTCCAGGTGACGTAATTACGATGCGAAGTGGTGCAACTGTAGAAGTTACAAATACAGATGGAGAAGGAAGAATAATAATGGCTGATGCCTTAGATTATGCCAAAGAATTAGCACCCGAATTAGTAATTGATTTGGCAACACTTACAGGAAGTGCTGTTCGTTCAATTGGAGAAGAAGGAACTGTTTTTATGGGAAATGCTGATGAATTATTAAAAAGAGCTTTAGAAAAAAGTGGTAGAGAAACCTACGAACGTTTGGTAGAATTTCCATTATGGGACGAATACAAAGACTATTTAAAATCTGATGTAGCAGATATAAAAAATGTTGGTGGTAGTCTTGCAGGCGCAATTACAGCAGGAAAATTTTTAGAACATTTTGTTGATTTTGATTGGATTCACATGGATATTGCTGCCCCAGCTTATCTTTCTAAACCATCTAGTTATAGAGGAAAAAATGCAACTGGAACAGCTATCAGAACATTATATCATTTCTTGATAGAACAATTTTCTTAG
- a CDS encoding aminopeptidase P family protein, with protein sequence MRHEQIKSKLFEKNRKKFTKNLLPNSIAIFNSNDIMPTSADGTLPFVQHSDIYYLTGIAQEETILVLSPDAKDEKFREVLFVKETNDHIKVWEGEKLTKEAATKQSGIKTVFWIDQFWSVFQQFLVFPAQNIYLTTNEHTRHGVETETRDDRFRKEIQHRFPLHTYHRNAPILHKIRAIKEKTEVELMRHACGITEKGFRRLLSFVKPNVMEYEIEAELLHEFVRNRSKGFAYEPIIASGENSCVLHYIQNDNVCKKGDIILLDIGAEYAGYASDMSRTIPVSGKYSKRQKEVYNAVLRVQRDSMKLLNPSNTLQEYHKEVGHLMEKELIGLGLLDKKEVKNQDPNNPLYKKYFMHGNTHHLGINVHDYGAFDRKIEEGMVFTVEPGIYIPEEKIGIRLENDIVITKNGYDDLMGNIPIEAEEIEELMNAK encoded by the coding sequence ATGCGACACGAACAAATAAAAAGCAAACTTTTTGAAAAAAATCGTAAGAAATTTACGAAAAATTTATTGCCAAATTCAATTGCTATTTTTAATTCAAATGATATTATGCCAACCAGTGCAGATGGTACATTGCCATTTGTGCAGCATTCGGATATTTATTATTTGACAGGAATTGCACAAGAAGAAACAATCTTGGTGCTTTCTCCAGATGCAAAAGATGAAAAATTTAGAGAAGTTCTTTTTGTAAAAGAAACAAATGACCATATAAAAGTTTGGGAAGGCGAAAAGCTAACTAAAGAAGCTGCAACCAAGCAATCAGGTATCAAAACGGTGTTTTGGATAGATCAATTTTGGTCAGTTTTTCAACAGTTTTTGGTATTTCCTGCTCAAAATATCTACCTCACAACCAATGAACACACAAGACATGGCGTAGAAACAGAAACTCGTGATGACCGTTTTCGTAAAGAAATACAGCATCGTTTTCCGTTGCATACTTATCATAGAAATGCTCCTATTTTGCATAAAATTCGTGCAATTAAAGAAAAAACTGAAGTTGAGTTGATGCGTCATGCCTGTGGAATTACTGAAAAAGGTTTCCGTCGTTTGCTTTCTTTTGTGAAACCGAATGTAATGGAATACGAAATTGAAGCCGAGCTTTTACACGAATTTGTTCGAAATCGTTCTAAAGGTTTTGCGTATGAGCCGATTATTGCATCAGGCGAAAATTCTTGTGTTTTGCATTACATTCAAAATGATAATGTTTGTAAAAAAGGAGATATTATTTTGCTAGATATTGGTGCAGAATATGCTGGTTATGCTTCCGATATGTCAAGAACAATTCCTGTAAGTGGAAAGTATTCGAAACGTCAAAAAGAGGTTTATAATGCTGTTTTGCGTGTTCAACGTGATTCAATGAAACTTCTAAATCCTTCAAATACACTTCAAGAATATCACAAAGAAGTAGGACATTTGATGGAAAAAGAATTGATAGGATTAGGACTTTTGGATAAAAAAGAAGTCAAAAATCAAGACCCAAATAATCCATTGTATAAAAAATATTTTATGCACGGAAATACACACCATTTAGGAATTAATGTTCACGATTATGGTGCTTTTGATAGAAAAATAGAGGAAGGAATGGTATTTACAGTTGAACCAGGGATTTATATTCCTGAAGAAAAAATTGGAATCCGTTTAGAAAATGACATTGTTATTACCAAAAATGGCTATGATGATTTGATGGGAAATATTCCGATTGAAGCAGAGGAAATTGAGGAATTAATGAATGCAAAATAG